A single Aspergillus chevalieri M1 DNA, chromosome 3, nearly complete sequence DNA region contains:
- the drs1 gene encoding putative ATP-dependent RNA helicase DRS1 (COG:A;~EggNog:ENOG410PH8K;~InterPro:IPR027417,IPR001650,IPR014014,IPR014001, IPR011545,IPR000629;~PFAM:PF00270,PF00271;~go_function: GO:0003676 - nucleic acid binding [Evidence IEA];~go_function: GO:0004386 - helicase activity [Evidence IEA];~go_function: GO:0005524 - ATP binding [Evidence IEA]): protein MAPKRNADDDFVLTLSDDENPPVDGEEENDGEDTNGLATSKKRKREAAETSTKGKNKKQKQREQQLMNGKGDKKKNKKGKKDAEREPEPETDEEDDEEEADVGEDDGALNPDFEFDVAGAANQGVVEGFDGWGTGEGEAKNGDKKGVDIDEIISRRQAKKEAESKKKQKKKQDCEDEAEDGDDEDGMEVDFEDDELLAADGFGMGADGEDESEQEDKAGSQKDDDSETGSDSEENDDDAASDNDSVATPVNHPDDEGSDNDSEPESDVDVEEQEKRKAFFAPEEKTLEQSNADAKRSFQEFNLSRPILRGLAAVGFSNPTPIQRKTVPVALLGKDIVGSAVTGSGKTAAFVVPILERLLFRPRKVPTSRVVILMPTRELAVQCYNVATKLATYTDITFCQLVGGFSLREQENVLKKRPDVIIATPGRFIDHMRNSASFTVDTLEILVLDEADRMLEDGFADELNEILTTIPKSRQTMLFSATMTDTVDKLIRVGLNRPVRLMVDAKKNTASSLVQEFVRLRPGREDKRLGYLLHLCKEIYTGRVIIFFRQKREAHRVRIVFGLLGLKAAELHGSMSQEQRIKSVENFREGNVAFLLATDLASRGLDIKGVETVINYEAPQNHEIYLHRVGRTARAGRSGRACTIAAEPDRKVVKTAVKAGKAQGAKIASRVVDPAVADSWATRAENMKEEVDEILEEEKTEKQFAQAEMQVTKGENLMKHQAEIMARPKRTWFETEKQKKEAKKKGATELNGPEASLSKKDKVKLSNKDKKRMDDTRARLEGNPGWKKGKAVREAPPDSKNGKKQGQKGKGKK from the exons ATGGCACCTAAGCGCAACGCCGACGACGACTTCGTTCTCACCCTATCCGACGATGAGAACCCTCCTGTTGACGGTGAAGAAGAAAATGACGGCGAAGACACCAACGGGCTCGCGACATCGAAAAAGCGCAAGCGGGAAGCTGCCGAGACCTCGACGAAGGGAAAGAataagaagcagaagcagcgaGAGCAGCAATTGATGAACGGAAAGGgcgacaagaagaagaataagaaggggaagaaggacgCCGAGCGTGAGCCTGAACCTGAAACCGATGAGgaggacgacgaagaagaagcggacGTTGGCGAGGATGATGGAGCTTTGAACCCGGATTTTGAGTTTGATGTTGCTGGTGCTGCGAATCAGGGTGTTGTTGAGGGATTTGATGGATGGGGTACTGGAGAAGGCGAGGCTAAAAACGGAGATAAGAAGGGTGTTGATATTGACGAGATCATTTCGAGACGACAGGCGAAGAAGGAAGCTGagtcgaagaagaagcagaagaaaaagcaagatTGCGAAGACGAAGCTGAGGATggtgacgacgaggatggaATGGAGGTCGATTTCGAAGATGATGAACTGCTTGCCGCTGACGGGTTCGGTATGGGCGCTGACGGAGAAGACGAGAGTGAACAAGAGGACAAGGCTGGGTCTCAGAAAGACGACGATTCAGAAACAGGCAGCGACTCTGAAGAAAACGACGACGATGCGGCATCCGATAATGACTCGGTAGCAACTCCTGTCAACCATCCTGACGATGAAGGCTCCGACAACGACTCGGAGCCCGAAAGCGACGTCGACGTTGAGGAACAAGAAAAGCGCAAGGCATTCTTCGCACCCGAAGAGAAGACCCTAGAACAGTCAAATGCCGATGCGAAGCGGTCGTTCCAGGAATTCAACCTATCCCGCCCTATTCTCCGCGGCCTGGCCGCCGTTGGGTTCTCGAACCCCACCCCTATCCAGCGCAAGACAGTCCCCGTGGCCTTGCTGGGCAAGGACATTGTCGGTAGTGCAGTTACCGGCTCTGGTAAAACCGCAGCTTTCGTCGTTCCCATCCTCGAACGTCTGCTCTTCCGTCCCCGAAAGGTGCCTACCAGCCGTGTCGTGATCCTAATGCCCACCCGTGAATTGGCAGTGCAGTGTTACAATGTGGCTACGAAGCTTGCTACTTACACCGATATCACCTTCTGTCAACTTGTTGGTGGTTTCAGTCTGCGCGAGCAAGAAAACGTGCTGAAGAAGCGCCCCGATGTGATCATCGCTACACCCGGTCGTTTCATTGACCATATGCGCAACTCGGCCAGCTTCACAGTCGATACGCTGGAAATCTTGGTTCTTGATGAAGCAGACCGGATGCTCGAAGACGGTTTCGCCGATGAGTTGAACGAGATTCTCACCACTATCCCCAAGTCAAGACAGACGATGCTCTTCTCCGCTACCATGACAGACACCGTCGACAAGCTTATTCGTGTCGGTCTCAACCGTCCTGTTCGTTTGATGGTCGACGCAAAGAAGAATACTGCTTCTTCGCTGGTGCAGGAATTCGTGCGGTTACGTCCTGGGCGGGAAGACAAGCGACTTGGGTACCTTTTGCATCTCTGCAAGGAGATTTACACTGGTCGTGTCATTATCTTCTTCCGACAGAAGCGCGAGGCACACCGGGTTCGTATTGTCTTCGGACTTCTGGGACTCAAGGCTGCAGAGTTGCACGGTAGCATGAGCCAGGAACAA CGTATCAAAAGTGTCGAAAACTTCCGTGAAGGAAACGTCGCCTTCCTCCTAGCCACAGATCTGGCCTCCCGTGGTCTTGATATCAAAGGCGTCGAAACCGTCATTAACTACGAAGCTCCCCAAAACCACGAGATCTATCTCCACAGAGTCGGTCGTACCGCCCGTGCGGGCCGCTCCGGTCGTGCCTGCACCATCGCCGCTGAGCCAGACCGCAAGGTCGTCAAAACCGCCGTGAAGGCCGGCAAAGCGCAAGGCGCCAAGATTGCCTCCCGCGTCGTCGACCCTGCTGTCGCTGACTCCTGGGCCACCAGAGCTGAGAACATGAAGGAGGAAGTCGACGAGATTctcgaagaagagaagacagAGAAACAATTCGCGCAGGCTGAGATGCAGGTCACCAAGGGTGAGAACCTGATGAAGCACCAGGCGGAGATCATGGCCCGGCCAAAGCGGACATGGTTTGAGacggagaagcagaagaaggaggCAAAGAAGAAGGGTGCAACAGAGCTGAATGGCCCTGAAGCTAGCTTGAGTAAGAAGGACAAGGTGAAGCTGTCGAACAAGGATAAGAAACGGATGGATGATACCCGAGCGAGACTGGAGGGTAACCCGGGATGGAAGAAGGGCAAGGCTGTGCGGGAGGCGCCCCCGGATTCGAAGAATGGTAAGAagcagggccagaagggtAAGGGGAAGAAATGA